GACAAACAGGGCGTCGTCGCCGAGATGGATGGAAATCTTCTCGGGCAGCAACACCCCCTGCGTGACCGGGGCACCCCAAAGATACTGGACCATGAAAGCGGTCCCATCCGGGGCGAGGCCATGACGTTCAAGTATGCGTCCGCTGTCAGGCACCAACAGCAAACGTTCACCGGTGGGAGTATCGGCCCACACCCCGCCATCCTCTCCCGGGGGAAGAACCGTGGCCGCTTCGGCCCTTGCCTGCAACAACGCCAGCAACAGACCTGGCTCCAAAGAAAGGCCTGTCAAATACTGCATGCCCTCCGCCGAAGCGGGCACCTCCACCACATCACGTTTGCCCGGATCGGACAATCGGATCCACTCCCGGGTCAGGTGCAACTCGCCAGCCACGTCACGAAACGGGCCAAAAAGAACCAGACGCGCCCAAGTGACGCCACGCCCCCACAACTCCATGCGGTTGCGGCGTAGAATCTTGGGCGTGTCCATCTCCAGGGTACCCTCCACCCGCCACCCTTCCGTCAGGAAACCGGTGCGGCGCAAGGCCTGGTCACTTTGGTAGCGCACGGCCACATCCCCCGACGCCACCCCACCCGGGAGAGGAGAAGGCAACGAAGCGCACCCCCCTACCGCCAGAAGAAGAGCAAAAAAGGAAAGGAGGTAACTGCTCACCACCCGGCAACCGATCGGGATCCAGGGGACTGGCTCCCTGGCAGGTCCAGGACAGCGACCTGGTGAGGTTCGGGGCGAAGCCCTGACAAAGGCTTTCATATCCAGGCTTTTCTTGCGCATGCGGGAGAGCGCATGGACCACTCCCAGCCAGTCAAGGAGCCTTGTTGGCGTGCTTCTGGATTTTATCCCGCAGGAGCTGGTTGTCCGCATCCAACTCCAGGGCCTTCTGCCAGACCGCCATCGCCTCCTGCCCCTGGCCGATGGCCATCAGGACATCCCCGAGGTGCTCGTTGATGGTAGGATCCTTGGGTTCCAGACGGACCGCCTCGCGCATGGTGGCCAAGGCCTCCGACAGGCGGTTGAGGCGAAAAAGCACCCACCCCAGACTGTCCGTGATAAACCCGTCACCCGGGGCCAATTTGACCGCTTTTTGCAGATATGCGTAGGATTGATCCAGTTTTTCGTTGCGATCCGCCCAGGAGTATCCGAGATAGTTCAGGGCCTGGGGATCATCCGGGTTGGCAACCAGGTAATCCAGCAAATCTTTTTCGGCTTCATTCCAGCGTTTCAGCTTGTCATAAGCCATGGCGCGATTGAACACCAACCGGGATTGTTTCGGATCCAGAACCAACCCGCGATTGGCCATCTCCACCACGCCCACATAATCCTTTTCCTGCAACATCAGGACACTGGCAGCCAGGAACACCTCTCCCTTATCCCCAAACTCCTCCACCAACCGGCGCACTCTTTCCAAGGCGACCGGCCCCTTGCCGTGGGTGGATTCATGATAGGCCAGGCGAATCTGCGCCTCCATATGGAAGGGTTCGCCTTTGGGGATCTGGGCAAAGGTCTTGGCGGCCTCTTCCCGTTGTTGCATCGCCTCCAAAGCTTGTCCGAGATAAAACAGAATCCCGGTATTGTCCGGTTGGATGGCCTGCGCCATACGCAACTCCTTCAAGGCCTCCTGGAAGGAACCCTGACTGAGCAGAATCAGGGCGCTCGTCAACCGGGCCTGGATGCTCTCGGGGGCCAGACGGGTGACAGTCTGAAACTGCTCCAGGGCCTCCTGGCGCTTATCCTGGGTCAACATCAGTCGCCCCAGGCGCGTATGCACCACACGGCTGCCGGGATTCCCGTCCAAATAAGCCCGATACACCTTTTCGGCCTCGGCCTGTCTCTCCATCTTCTGGAGCTGCCCGCCCAGGGCCAGAACCGGCTCGATCTGGTCAGGATCCAAACGCCTGGCCTCCTGAAACGCAGAGAGGGCCTTTTGATCATCGTCTTGTTCGATATAGACGCGCCCCATCGCCAAATGTGCCCGCCACGCAAAACCGGGTTTTTTGAACAAAGGTTCGAGCACCCGATGCGCCCGTTGTGGATCTTTCATCAAGCCATGGAGAGGGGCCAACAGCAAACGGACATGATCCGCATTTTCCCCGTGCTGGATCAAATATTCGTAGTGCTCGGCAGCCTCCGGCAATTTTTGCATGGTGCGTAACAGAGATGCGAGCAGCAGGCGGGTTCCTTCCCGCTTGGGGTCCAGGACAACCACAGCCTTGGCGTACAGGGTCGCCTTTTCCAGATCGCCCCGTTGCGTCGCCAATTGGGCAACAACTTCGCGAACATCCACACTCTTGGGGTCCAGATCGGCCACCCGGGTAAAGGCATCCTCGGCTTCCTGGAAGCGATGCTCACGCAGGTGGACAAACCCCAGCAGGTATTGGAGCGTGATATCCTTGTCTGAAGAGGCATTTTCCAACTGGCCGACGACACGGTCCAGGTCACCGGCATCATCACCCCATGCAACCTTCGCGGGCAGCACCGGCTCCCCCCCAACTGCGGGAGGCACAGCACAACCGGAAACTGCCATCGTCAAGCCGGAAACGGCAAGCCAGCCAAGCACAGAAACAACCCGCCAACCATCCATGCGCAAGACCATTCTCCAAAACTTCCACGCCATCGTGCGACACCCCACCCTCAAGGCAACGAGGTAGCTGACCTACTGGCAGCAGCGGATCAAGTGCCTTCAGGAACTCCTCCTCCGCCCGTCATGGGCGTGATCACGCATTTTCAGCAAGAGTTGTTCCATGTCAAGTTTATACATCCTGGCCACATCCTCCAGGGTATCCACCTGGGAAGCCAGGCAGTTGCCGCAATCAATCCCCATCTCCGCCAA
This window of the Magnetococcales bacterium genome carries:
- a CDS encoding DUF1858 domain-containing protein; translated protein: MAIDATKKMADLIQEHPEVGAVLAEMGIDCGNCLASQVDTLEDVARMYKLDMEQLLLKMRDHAHDGRRRSS
- a CDS encoding tetratricopeptide repeat protein, with amino-acid sequence MAWKFWRMVLRMDGWRVVSVLGWLAVSGLTMAVSGCAVPPAVGGEPVLPAKVAWGDDAGDLDRVVGQLENASSDKDITLQYLLGFVHLREHRFQEAEDAFTRVADLDPKSVDVREVVAQLATQRGDLEKATLYAKAVVVLDPKREGTRLLLASLLRTMQKLPEAAEHYEYLIQHGENADHVRLLLAPLHGLMKDPQRAHRVLEPLFKKPGFAWRAHLAMGRVYIEQDDDQKALSAFQEARRLDPDQIEPVLALGGQLQKMERQAEAEKVYRAYLDGNPGSRVVHTRLGRLMLTQDKRQEALEQFQTVTRLAPESIQARLTSALILLSQGSFQEALKELRMAQAIQPDNTGILFYLGQALEAMQQREEAAKTFAQIPKGEPFHMEAQIRLAYHESTHGKGPVALERVRRLVEEFGDKGEVFLAASVLMLQEKDYVGVVEMANRGLVLDPKQSRLVFNRAMAYDKLKRWNEAEKDLLDYLVANPDDPQALNYLGYSWADRNEKLDQSYAYLQKAVKLAPGDGFITDSLGWVLFRLNRLSEALATMREAVRLEPKDPTINEHLGDVLMAIGQGQEAMAVWQKALELDADNQLLRDKIQKHANKAP